A region from the Salicibibacter cibarius genome encodes:
- the sdhB gene encoding succinate dehydrogenase iron-sulfur subunit: MSDQQTIRFVITRQDSPDDQPYNEEFEIEYKPNMNVISALMEIRRNPVTTDGKESKPVVWDMNCLEEVCGACSMIINGKPQQSCTALIDDFEQPIRLEPMKTFPVVRDLIVDRSRMFDSLKKVKAWIPIDGTYDLGPGPRIAENRRQWAYELSKCMTCGVCLEACPNVNSNSEFIGPAAVSQVRLFNAHPTGEMNKPDRLNALMGEGGLQNCGNSQNCVESCPKGIPLTTSIAALNRDQTLQAFKNFFGGGQ, from the coding sequence ATGAGCGACCAACAAACAATTCGCTTTGTCATCACTCGCCAAGACAGCCCGGATGATCAACCCTACAACGAAGAATTTGAAATTGAATATAAACCGAACATGAATGTGATCAGCGCGTTAATGGAGATTCGCCGTAATCCTGTTACCACCGATGGAAAAGAATCAAAACCTGTCGTCTGGGACATGAATTGTTTGGAAGAAGTGTGCGGGGCATGCTCGATGATCATCAACGGGAAACCCCAACAATCTTGCACGGCGCTTATCGATGATTTTGAGCAACCGATTCGCCTGGAGCCGATGAAAACTTTTCCGGTCGTGCGGGATCTCATCGTTGACCGTAGCCGTATGTTCGATTCCTTGAAGAAAGTGAAAGCATGGATTCCGATTGACGGCACCTATGACCTTGGACCGGGACCACGAATTGCCGAAAACCGGCGCCAATGGGCATATGAATTATCCAAATGCATGACATGCGGCGTTTGTTTGGAAGCTTGCCCGAATGTCAATAGCAACTCGGAATTCATCGGGCCGGCGGCCGTGTCACAGGTTCGTCTCTTTAACGCCCACCCGACCGGTGAAATGAATAAGCCGGACCGCTTGAACGCGTTGATGGGAGAAGGCGGTTTGCAGAACTGCGGCAACTCCCAAAACTGTGTGGAGTCTTGTCCGAAAGGCATCCCGCTCACAACATCCATTGCAGCGCTCAACCGGGATCAAACGTTACAAGCGTTTAAGAACTTCTTCGGAGGCGGTCAATAA
- the sdhA gene encoding succinate dehydrogenase flavoprotein subunit, producing the protein MSKENIIVVGGGLAGLMATIKAAEAGINVDLFSIVPVKRSHSVCAQGGINGAVNTKGEGDSPWEHFDDTLYGGDYLANQPPVKAMTDAAPSIIHLLDRMGVMFNRSPEGLLDFRRFGGTQYHRTAYAGATTGQQLLYALDEQVRRHEVNGLVQKYENWEFTSAVIDDDGRCRGITAQNLTSMETQSFRADAVIIATGGPGIIFGKSTNSMINTGFAAAKLYEQGVYYANGEFIQIHPTAIPGDDKLRLMSESARGEGGRIWTYKDNKPWYFLEEKYPAYGNLVPRDIATREIFDVCVEQKLGINGENMVYLDLSHKDAHELDVKLGGIMEIYEKFMGDDPRKVPMKIFPAVHYSMGGLWVDYDQMTNIPGLFAAGECDFSQHGANRLGANSLLSAIYGGMVAGPKAVEYIQGLDKSAEDLSSSLYDDEVKKVNEEYENILKSDGKENAYNLHKELGNLMTDNVTVVRENENLLRTDDKLQELQERMGDLNMHDTARWSNQAAPFARQMKGMLDLARVITMGAYHRNESRGAHFKPEYPDRNDEEFLKTTKAKYDSSKKSPAIEYEDVDVSLIKPRKRDYSKNKTTEQQGAGKS; encoded by the coding sequence ATGAGCAAAGAAAATATTATTGTTGTCGGAGGCGGGCTCGCCGGTTTGATGGCAACAATTAAAGCCGCGGAAGCGGGCATAAATGTAGATTTGTTCTCCATTGTACCGGTGAAACGATCGCATTCCGTTTGTGCCCAGGGGGGCATAAACGGTGCCGTAAATACGAAAGGGGAAGGTGATTCTCCTTGGGAACACTTTGATGACACGTTGTACGGGGGAGACTACCTCGCGAATCAGCCGCCTGTAAAAGCGATGACGGACGCGGCACCTAGCATTATCCACCTGTTGGATCGTATGGGTGTCATGTTTAACCGCAGTCCCGAAGGTTTGTTGGACTTCCGCCGCTTCGGGGGTACGCAATATCACCGTACCGCTTACGCGGGCGCGACGACAGGCCAGCAATTGCTCTACGCGTTGGATGAGCAGGTGCGTCGCCACGAAGTGAACGGTCTCGTTCAAAAATATGAGAATTGGGAGTTTACCTCAGCGGTGATCGATGATGATGGACGCTGCCGAGGCATTACCGCTCAAAATTTAACGTCCATGGAAACGCAAAGCTTTCGGGCAGATGCCGTGATTATAGCTACGGGCGGTCCGGGAATTATCTTTGGCAAATCTACGAATTCTATGATCAATACAGGTTTTGCAGCTGCCAAATTATATGAGCAAGGGGTTTATTATGCCAATGGCGAATTTATACAAATCCACCCGACAGCCATCCCCGGCGATGATAAATTACGTCTCATGAGCGAATCGGCACGCGGAGAAGGCGGCCGCATATGGACATATAAAGATAACAAACCATGGTACTTCCTGGAAGAAAAATACCCGGCGTATGGCAATCTTGTGCCCCGCGATATCGCGACCCGTGAAATTTTCGATGTGTGTGTGGAGCAGAAACTGGGGATTAACGGCGAAAATATGGTTTATCTCGACCTTTCCCATAAAGATGCCCATGAGCTCGATGTGAAACTCGGCGGGATCATGGAAATCTATGAGAAATTTATGGGCGATGATCCTCGGAAAGTGCCGATGAAAATTTTCCCTGCTGTTCATTACTCCATGGGTGGTCTCTGGGTCGACTACGACCAAATGACGAATATCCCCGGACTTTTTGCGGCCGGTGAATGTGATTTTTCCCAGCATGGCGCGAACCGGCTCGGTGCCAATTCGCTACTGTCGGCGATCTATGGCGGCATGGTTGCCGGTCCGAAAGCAGTGGAATACATTCAAGGGTTGGATAAATCAGCCGAAGATCTTTCCTCTTCCCTTTATGATGATGAGGTGAAAAAGGTCAATGAAGAATATGAGAACATCCTTAAAAGCGATGGGAAAGAAAACGCGTATAATCTTCATAAAGAGCTCGGCAATTTGATGACCGATAATGTCACCGTTGTGCGTGAAAATGAAAATCTCCTCAGAACCGACGACAAACTTCAGGAGCTTCAGGAGCGAATGGGAGATCTTAATATGCACGATACTGCACGTTGGAGCAATCAAGCCGCGCCATTTGCCCGTCAAATGAAAGGGATGCTCGATTTGGCACGTGTCATTACGATGGGCGCTTACCACCGAAATGAAAGCCGCGGCGCCCACTTCAAGCCTGAGTACCCGGACCGTAACGACGAAGAATTTTTAAAGACGACAAAAGCCAAGTATGATTCGTCGAAAAAAAGCCCGGCCATTGAATATGAAGATGTGGACGTATCGTTGATCAAACCGAGAAAGAGAGACTACTCCAAGAATAAAACGACAGAGCAACAAGGAGCTGGAAAATCATGA
- a CDS encoding succinate dehydrogenase cytochrome b558 subunit — MPQNQEFMNRRLHSLLGVIPVGAFLIQHLLVNHFAVYGASSFNTAANFMENLPFRYALEILFIFLPLLYHAIYGIYITFSGKNNTRRFGFFRNVMFLIQRITGIFLLIFISWHVWETRIQAQFGAEVNYDMMADILSSPFMLVFYFAGVLAATFHFSNGLWSFAVTWGITVSPRSQQIMTYVSLGVFLVLSFIGVRAILAFIDPGLANM; from the coding sequence ATGCCTCAGAATCAGGAGTTCATGAATCGCAGATTGCATTCGCTGCTCGGTGTTATTCCGGTGGGTGCATTTCTTATTCAGCATTTATTAGTGAACCATTTTGCGGTTTATGGCGCAAGTTCTTTTAACACGGCCGCAAACTTTATGGAAAATTTACCGTTTCGTTACGCATTGGAGATCCTTTTCATCTTCTTGCCGCTTCTATACCATGCTATTTACGGCATTTACATTACATTTTCCGGTAAGAACAATACCCGTAGGTTCGGCTTTTTCCGTAACGTTATGTTTTTAATCCAACGGATCACCGGGATTTTTCTGCTCATCTTTATCAGTTGGCACGTATGGGAAACGAGGATTCAGGCGCAGTTTGGCGCAGAGGTTAACTATGATATGATGGCAGACATATTAAGCAGTCCGTTTATGCTCGTTTTTTATTTTGCAGGCGTACTGGCCGCGACGTTCCATTTTTCCAACGGACTGTGGTCGTTTGCCGTCACTTGGGGAATCACAGTTTCTCCCCGTTCACAACAAATCATGACATACGTGAGTCTAGGGGTGTTCCTCGTATTATCATTCATCGGCGTTCGTGCCATCTTGGCATTTATTGACCCCGGACTAGCAAACATGTAA